A region from the Mercenaria mercenaria strain notata chromosome 7, MADL_Memer_1, whole genome shotgun sequence genome encodes:
- the LOC128558571 gene encoding uncharacterized protein LOC128558571, whose protein sequence is MPSKKNKRKQRRVLSEGDAAQGSSSVHGGAGTTDPAQESSYNSITAITQNISGTNVQVGHGNVIEDKRRHKSDTTDGAEYTGACALPPDCLDQERTYADVVTGRVVKQHIQADRVTININANTGTVESENVSRKETESKEQTAKIAQFKREQVALFLNSVDNFSRGHFILAVGKQNTVDYIQFEALSLVPWTVVFDFDPESRSTGLLSSIESILSKRRSLHIDSIQGACTFSEQITSWIFLMGCSDRPDTRTATEAGDWKKEVDEEVDKKLSNLKQFEAGITHFTFVVFWPSDPNTAKCMHFILSKVCTRMSSSVVIVEDGEMKSDVSVRNLNVLKDEKEVTVVELGIKELCQAVTKVMRPIIMESSSYYLPTKDNSNDPGITEEKAQWLKEDIEVLYVNNKTGVKYTSQQMKIEEDTFHKGGTLPWTWWYEVGPGHADVERDITKRIVHSIKQNYLDIPKSGIITLLHSPGSGGTTLSQRVLWDLKDRVPCAQMKQNSGSSVTDLVEKITYLSDRTNMPIVILLDGEDEHRIRSLQKLSERMKICVIMLYVRRYYVDAGDYEGRKDIYVLTDTLSKREARVLKLKFSDKIDHEKRRKNVEQLAEDVENDKNRTIFEFGLAAHSYEYQGIQSYVRGYLQLSESEDDRLLPWQTSLAYLSLVYFYGHTSVPCHFFTDILRSKDNKMILETKDFPPEMQEFIVRGVNESRMYTVRISHYYVAREILDQVLTRPVTIERHVSPYLCSAAKKMLGTFCPGLIKEAGKVNDGNSSEVISKMLINTFIKREHIDILEDETQDARLKGPNKPRFSHILEDASSTAPFSERFDILQQLVVSFPSEAQFRAHLGRLYMICRPEEEEKAEENLKKAYEMSSAILDETESVDEIPFSRRLDIRNICHMYGNMLSKKVFKYTGKCSTDKPVIVVRTDQFLAIAESLLPDVQFACKLFSTNREVMSPGYEECLGFVGEIHVRLMFCRLVKEKSGAADLEAFASTNDGEVAQFVNDCYSNLDVLFDELCDVADAKSMEVNGQPLQEIYMDIMSSTAPGHIVYKQNRNTPRVRRNEIGKIKARYNTKNSHGYLEKLTQEDEIKFIVDCYEKNFQTTDSTDKALDNDYREWIRAIRHPEFPNRYSIEVVLRHVENWYEHVQKQNNPWKKITARFYYFVLSSILGFGAFGQSGNLELLRKSQILRKDLLEIAKYSQNPDYQIEWLGLPVATIDRLIPGKRCFGLSGDLPLKEEDLERLEIRLGTVCPPNNKPNNGLIALDLGPGNRENVKIHYVPIKWKMKGKSFKSCRVQFVIGFNMSHGYEAFMVQRVEHVKCLNSKCGTHIERRSCDNTVKCPTCLQETKIKHT, encoded by the exons ATGccatcaaagaaaaataaaaggaagcaGAGAAGAG TTTTGTCTGAGGGTGATGCAGCTCAAGGCAGCAGCAGTGTGCATGGAGGAGCAGGGACTACAGATCCCG cacaagagtcatcCTACAACTCGATAACAGCTATCACACAGAACATTTCGGGAACAAATGTTCAAGTAGGTCATGGTAATGTTATTGAAGACAAGAGGAGACATAAAAGCGACACAACTGACGGAGCTGAATATACAG GGGCTTGTGCTTTGCCACCAGATTGTCTAGATCAGGAGAGAACGTATGCAGACGTCGTTACAGGAAGAGTCGTGAAGCAGCATATTCAAGCAGACAGAGTCACCATTAATATAAATGCAAATACTGGCACAGTTgaaagtgaaaatgtatcaagaaAAGAAACCGAAAGCAAAGAGCAAACAGCAAAAATAGCACAGTTTAAAAGGGAACAGGTTGCTTTGTTTCTTAACTCTGTCGATAATTTCAGTAGAGGTCATTTCATTTTAGCGGTTGGTAAACAAAATACTGTTGATTACATTCAATTTGAGGCTTTATCTTTAGTTCCATGGACGGTCGTGTTCGACTTTGATCCAGAAAGTAGATCAACTGGACTTTTATCCAGTATAGAGTCTATATTAAGTAAACGCCGATCCTTACATATTGACAGTATTCAAGGCGCATGCACGTTCTCCGAACAAATCACTAGTTGGATTTTCTTAATGGGTTGTTCAGACAGACCAGATACAAGAACTGCAACCGAAGCAGGTGACTGGAAAAAGGAGGTGGACGAAGAAGTTGATAAGaaactttcaaatttaaaacagttcgAAGCAGGCATTACTCATtttacatttgttgttttttggcCTTCTGATCCAAACACTGCCAAATGTATGCATTTCATTCTAAGCAAGGTATGCACTCGTATGAGTTCCTCAGTTGTTATAGTAGAGGATGGTGAAATGAAATCCGATGTATCAGTTCGAAACTTAAATGTCTTGAAAGATGAAAAGGAAGTTACAGTGGTAGAACTAGgtattaaagaactgtgtcaagCCGTAACAAAAGTTATGAGGCCTATTATAATGGAGTCATCAAGTTACTATCTACCAACAAAAGACAACTCAAATGATCCCGGAATAACAGAAGAAAAGGCACAATGGCTGAAGGAAGACATAGAAGTTCTTTATGTGAACAATAAAACAGGAGTTAAATACACTTCCCAACAGATGAAGATCGAGGAGGACACTTTCCACAAGGGAGGAACATTACCGTGGACGTGGTGGTATGAAGTTGGCCCAGGACATGCAGACGTCGAGAGAGATATCACAAAACGTATAGTTCATTCGATTAAACAAAACTACCTGGATATTCCTAAATCGGGTATCATTACACTGCTACATTCTCCAGGATCCGGTGGTACAACGCTTTCGCAGAGAGTTCTTTGGGATTTGAAAGACAGGGTTCCTTGTGCACAGATGAAACAAAATTCTGGATCATCTGTTACGGACCTTGTAGAAAAGATTACTTATTTGAGTGACAGAACAAACATGCCTATTGTCATTTTACTGGATGGTGAAGACGAACACAGAATACGTTCTCTTCAGAAACTTTCAGAGCGAATGAAGATATGTGTCATTATGCTGTATGTTAGAAGATACTACGTAGATGCTGGTGATTACGAAGGGAGGAAGGATATCTATGTGTTAACTGATACACTATCCAAGAGAGAAGCTAgggttttgaaattaaaattcagCGACAAAATAGACCATGAAAAGAGGCGTAAAAATGTGGAACAACTTGCGGAGGATGTTGAAAATGATAagaaccggacgatttttgaattTGGTCTTGCAGCTCATAGCTATGAATATCAGGGAATTCAGTCATATGTAAGAGGTTACTTACAACTATCTGAATCTGAGGATGACCGACTTTTACCATGGCAAACGTCGCTTGCGTACTTGTCCCTTGTATATTTTTACGGGCACACATCAGTCCCTTGCCACTTTTTCACCGACATTCTACGATCAAAAGACAATAAAATGATCCTCGAGACAAAAGATTTTCCTCCCGAAATGCAAGAATTCATTGTGCGAGGTGTGAATGAATCTAGAATGTATACTGTACGAATCAGCCACTACTATGTTGCAAGAGAGATACTAGACCAGGTGCTGACAAGACCTGTCACAATCGAGAGACATGTTTCTCCTTATTTATGCAGTGCAGCTAAGAAAATGTTGGGTACATTTTGTCCAGGACTTATAAAAGAAGCAGGAAAAGTCAACGATGGAAATTCTTCAGAGGTCATATCAAAAATGTTGATcaacacatttatcaaaagagAGCACATAGATATTCTTGAAGACGAAACACAAGACGCACGTCTCAAAGGACCCAATAAGCCACGGTTTTCTCATATTTTAGAAGACGCGAGCTCAACCGCTCCATTTTCTGAACGTTTTGACATTCTGCAACAACTGGTTGTATCATTTCCCTCTGAGGCACAATTTCGGGCACATCTAGGGCGACTCTATATGATATGTCGACCAGAGGAAGAAGAGAAAGCTGAAGAAAACCTTAAAAAAGCTTATGAGATGAGTTCGGCTATCCTTGATGAAACTGAATCCGTGGATGAAATTCCTTTTTCCAGGAGACTTGACATACGAAATATATGTCACATGTATGGGAACATGTTGTCAAAGAAGGTATTCAAGTATACAGGGAAATGTAGCACTGACAAACCTGTCATTGTTGTAAGGACTGATCAGTTCCTTGCAATCGCTGAATCGCTTCTTCCCGACGTTCAGTTTGCTTGTAAACTTTTCTCGACGAACAGAGAAGTGATGTCCCCAGGGTATGAAGAATGTTTAGGGTTTGTTGGTGAAATCCATGTTAGACTGATGTTTTGTCGTCTTGTTAAAGAAAAAAGTGGAGCTGCTGATTTAGAAGCTTTTGCCAGTACCAATGATGGAGAAGTAGCACAGTTTGTCAACGACTGCTATTCAAACCTGGATGTTCTTTTTGACGAACTGTGTGATGTGGCAGATGCAAAAAGTATGGAGGTAAACGGCCAACCACTACAAGAAATTTACATGGATATTATGAGTTCCACTGCTCCGGGGcacattgtttataaacaaaacaGGAATACCCCTAGAGTGCGCAGAAATGAAATAGGAAAAATAAAAGCGCGATACAACACAAAGAATTCGCATGGATATTTAGAAAAACTGACGCAAGAAGACGAGATTAAATTCATAGTAGACTGCTACGAGAAAAACTTTCAAACGACCGATTCAACAGATAAAGCATTGGATAATGATTATCGAGAATGGATCCGAGCGATAAGGCACCCTGAATTCCCGAACAGGTACTCCATTGAAGTTGTTCTCAGGCACGTAGAAAATTGGTATGAACATGTTCAAAAACAGAATAACCCCTGGAAGAAAATCACTGCAAGGTTTTACTACTTTGTCTTGTCGAGTATACTGGGTTTTGGTGCGTTCGGGCAATCTGGAAACTTGGAACTTCTTCGCAAGTCGCAAATCTTGCGGAAAGATTTATTAGaaattgcaaaatattcacaaaacCCTGATTATCAGATTGAGTGGCTTGGTTTACCTGTGGCGACAATTGATCGACTTATACCAGGCAAGAGATGTTTTGGTTTGAGCGGAGACCTGCCACTGAAAGAGGAAGACCTCGAACGTCTTGAGATCAGGCTAGGTACAGTATGTCCTCCAAATAATAAGCCTAATAATGGCTTAATAGCGCTTGACTTGGGACCTGGGAATCGAGAAAATGTGAAGATACATTATGTTCcaattaaatggaaaatgaaaggaaaaagttttaaaagttgcCGTGTACAATTTGTGATTGGTTTCAACATGTCACACGGCTACGAGGCATTCATGGTTCAACGAGTTGAACACGTGAAATGCCTAAATTCCAAATGTGGCACACATATAGAAAGAAGAAGTTGTGACAATACTGTAAAGTGCCCAACATGTCTccaagaaacaaaaattaaacataccTAG